One Rossellomorea aquimaris DNA window includes the following coding sequences:
- a CDS encoding peptide chain release factor 3 has product MKIDFIQEVQSRRTFAIISHPDAGKTTLTEQLLLFGGAIRAAGTVKGKKSGKFATSDWMEIEKQRGISVTSSVMAFDYDDYRVNILDTPGHQDFSEDTYRTLMAVDSAVMIIDSAKGIEAQTLKLFKVCRMRGIPIFTFINKLDRQGREPLELLEELEEVLGIQSYPMNWPIGMGKEFLGIYDRFNNRIEQFRVEDEDRFIPLNDEGEIEGEHPLKESNLYDQTLEDVLLLNEAGNQFSRERISNGELSPVFFGSALTNFGVQTFLETYLQFAPSPQPRNSDAGEIEPTTEEFSGFVFKIQANMNPAHRDRIAFVRICSGQFERGMTVNLSRTGKSIKLAQSTQFLADDRSTVNEAVSGDIIGVYDTGTYQIGDTLVQGKQGFQYEKLPQFTPELFVRVTAKNVMKQKHFQKGILQLVQEGAIQYYKTRTEDIILGAVGQLQFEVFEHRMKNEYNVDVKMEPIGSKIARWIENEEDVKETMSSSRSMLVKDRHDKLVFLFENDFAMRWFNDKNPDIRLYSLM; this is encoded by the coding sequence ATGAAAATAGACTTTATACAGGAAGTTCAGTCGAGACGGACTTTCGCTATTATTTCCCACCCGGATGCCGGGAAAACAACATTAACTGAGCAACTTCTTCTCTTTGGAGGAGCGATTCGTGCCGCTGGAACTGTAAAAGGTAAGAAATCAGGAAAGTTCGCTACATCTGACTGGATGGAAATTGAGAAGCAGAGAGGGATCTCGGTCACTTCTTCTGTGATGGCTTTCGACTATGATGATTATCGGGTTAATATCCTGGATACACCTGGTCACCAGGACTTTTCTGAAGATACTTATAGAACGTTGATGGCTGTTGATAGTGCAGTTATGATCATCGATTCAGCCAAAGGGATTGAAGCACAAACCTTAAAGCTTTTCAAAGTTTGCCGAATGAGAGGCATACCGATCTTCACATTCATTAATAAGCTCGACCGTCAAGGACGTGAGCCATTGGAATTATTGGAAGAGCTTGAAGAAGTACTTGGAATTCAATCTTACCCGATGAATTGGCCCATAGGAATGGGGAAAGAATTCTTAGGCATCTATGATCGCTTCAATAATCGAATTGAGCAATTCCGCGTGGAGGATGAAGATCGTTTTATTCCGTTAAACGATGAAGGGGAAATTGAGGGAGAACACCCCCTTAAGGAAAGCAATCTATATGACCAAACCCTTGAAGATGTGTTGCTTTTGAACGAAGCAGGAAACCAGTTTTCACGTGAGCGAATATCGAATGGAGAGCTTTCTCCCGTTTTCTTTGGTAGTGCATTAACGAATTTTGGTGTTCAAACGTTTCTTGAAACGTATTTACAATTTGCACCATCTCCTCAGCCGAGGAATTCTGACGCTGGTGAAATTGAGCCGACGACAGAGGAGTTTTCTGGTTTCGTGTTCAAGATTCAGGCCAATATGAATCCCGCTCACCGTGACCGGATTGCATTTGTCCGCATTTGTTCAGGGCAATTCGAGAGAGGGATGACGGTTAATCTTTCCCGCACAGGTAAATCCATTAAGCTTGCTCAGTCAACACAATTTCTTGCCGACGATCGAAGCACTGTAAATGAAGCTGTGAGTGGGGATATTATCGGGGTTTATGACACGGGTACGTATCAAATTGGTGATACGCTTGTTCAAGGAAAGCAAGGTTTCCAATATGAAAAACTCCCTCAATTTACACCTGAACTTTTTGTGCGTGTTACAGCTAAGAACGTAATGAAACAGAAACACTTTCAAAAAGGAATTCTTCAACTGGTTCAAGAAGGGGCCATCCAATATTATAAGACCCGCACGGAAGATATCATCCTGGGTGCAGTCGGGCAGCTTCAGTTTGAAGTATTCGAGCACAGAATGAAAAATGAGTACAACGTTGATGTGAAAATGGAACCGATTGGATCAAAAATAGCAAGATGGATTGAAAATGAAGAAGATGTTAAGGAAACAATGTCAAGCTCTCGAAGCATGCTGGTAAAAGACCGTCATGACAAACTGGTCTTCTTGTTTGAAAATGATTTTGCCATGAGATGGTTCAATGATAAAAATCCGGATATTCGATTATATAGTTTGATGTAA
- a CDS encoding EAL domain-containing protein — translation MNTACANCAVTMEYHNAGYFFLHNDQNYTVPLKGYSSHLEDGTYVFLYENLNVLYDKLGKVDELLEEEGWTCSINYINQPGSFMAVRKFMLLMEHREMVELIQDGKFTSHLQPIIDLRDYSLFGYESLLRAGDHSKKINPGKLFEVATITGFHSMLDQKARKSAIECREGQVNPGIKSFINFLPSTIYNPEFCLRHTFKIVNEFGVNPEDLVFEVVETEKIEDVEHLRSVLDVYKREGMKVALDDVGSGFATVEMLTLLKPDYVKIDRSFINHCDSVAEKQEFLRKVMKIAGELDILVLAEGVERKEELLFCKKIGVHYAQGYYIGKPVSEAKEPFTQSLFV, via the coding sequence ATGAACACTGCTTGTGCAAATTGTGCTGTAACCATGGAGTATCATAATGCAGGATACTTTTTTTTACATAATGATCAAAATTATACCGTGCCGTTGAAGGGATATTCTTCACATTTAGAAGATGGTACATATGTTTTTCTATATGAAAATCTGAATGTACTATATGACAAACTTGGTAAAGTAGATGAGTTATTGGAAGAGGAAGGATGGACATGCAGCATTAATTATATCAATCAGCCCGGATCGTTCATGGCTGTAAGAAAATTCATGTTATTAATGGAACATAGAGAGATGGTAGAGTTGATTCAGGATGGAAAATTCACCAGTCATCTTCAACCAATCATTGATTTAAGAGATTACAGTCTCTTTGGTTATGAATCCCTCTTGCGTGCAGGGGATCATTCCAAAAAGATAAATCCCGGAAAATTATTTGAAGTTGCTACAATCACAGGCTTTCATTCCATGTTAGACCAGAAAGCAAGGAAATCGGCAATCGAATGCCGGGAAGGTCAGGTGAATCCTGGTATTAAAAGTTTCATTAATTTCCTTCCTTCCACGATTTATAATCCGGAATTTTGTTTACGTCATACCTTCAAGATTGTAAACGAGTTCGGGGTAAATCCTGAAGATCTAGTATTTGAAGTGGTGGAGACAGAGAAAATTGAGGATGTGGAGCATCTAAGATCTGTCCTTGATGTATATAAGCGGGAAGGAATGAAAGTGGCGCTTGATGATGTTGGATCCGGATTTGCCACGGTCGAAATGCTGACTCTCCTTAAGCCTGACTATGTGAAAATTGATCGTTCCTTTATCAACCATTGTGATAGTGTGGCAGAAAAACAGGAGTTTTTACGTAAGGTCATGAAGATTGCCGGGGAGTTGGACATCCTTGTATTAGCAGAAGGGGTTGAGAGAAAAGAAGAACTGCTATTTTGTAAAAAAATCGGTGTTCATTATGCACAAGGTTATTACATCGGAAAACCTGTTAGTGAAGCAAAAGAACCATTTACACAATCTCTATTTGTATAG
- the nhaC gene encoding Na+/H+ antiporter NhaC has protein sequence MLNIQSVNKPKVIEASVILLAVLGIISGSIIGLESVPHIPIILSLFFLMVYGLSRKVKFKEIEQGMIIGAQGGLGAILLFFFIGLLVSSWLISGTIPTLMFYGFEFVSPNHFYAIAFLLTSLSGIVIGSSLTTAATIGVALIGIGEAMGLSMSITAGAIVSGAFFGDKMSPLSDTTNLASSIVKVDLFTHIRNMAWTTVPAFIITLIVFGFLSPETSDVNLTQLKSLQDGLDQTGLIHWYSLVPVLLLIVLIVFKTPALLTLAINIVVSISLSFLHGSLKLNELFQVLFSGFESRTGVESIDSLLTRGGVNSMMFTISLVILSLSLGGLLFKLGIIPVLLNKVSTILQSGRRTILSTALSAIGINLVVGEQYLSILLTGEAFQSQYKKLGLHPKNLSRTLEDAGTVINPLVPWSVCGIFLTDVLGVATLEYLPFAIFCLISPIITILYGFTGWTIEKEQTDTNPIASN, from the coding sequence ATGTTAAACATTCAAAGCGTAAATAAACCAAAAGTTATAGAAGCATCAGTGATATTGCTCGCTGTACTGGGGATTATTAGTGGCAGTATAATTGGGCTCGAATCGGTCCCTCATATTCCCATTATCCTATCACTCTTCTTTTTGATGGTGTATGGGCTTAGTCGCAAAGTGAAATTCAAAGAGATTGAACAGGGAATGATTATTGGGGCACAAGGTGGCTTAGGGGCTATTTTACTCTTTTTCTTCATTGGTCTTCTTGTGAGCAGTTGGTTAATCAGTGGAACCATTCCCACTTTGATGTTTTATGGGTTTGAATTTGTATCACCCAATCATTTTTATGCGATTGCCTTTTTGCTTACTTCCTTAAGCGGCATCGTGATTGGAAGTTCATTGACTACGGCGGCAACCATAGGTGTGGCACTTATCGGAATCGGTGAGGCGATGGGACTGTCCATGAGTATCACAGCAGGAGCAATTGTTTCAGGAGCTTTTTTTGGAGATAAGATGTCGCCATTATCAGACACAACGAATCTTGCTTCTTCTATTGTGAAGGTAGATTTATTTACTCATATTCGTAATATGGCCTGGACAACCGTCCCGGCATTCATTATTACACTCATCGTTTTTGGGTTTTTATCACCGGAAACAAGTGATGTCAATTTAACACAGCTGAAATCGTTACAGGATGGCTTGGATCAAACAGGTCTGATTCATTGGTACAGTCTTGTTCCTGTATTATTACTCATTGTTCTCATCGTATTTAAGACCCCTGCACTATTAACGCTTGCGATCAATATAGTTGTCTCAATCAGCCTTTCGTTCTTACATGGATCTTTGAAACTGAATGAACTGTTTCAGGTGTTATTTTCCGGATTTGAATCCAGAACAGGGGTGGAATCCATCGACTCACTTTTAACAAGAGGAGGAGTGAACAGCATGATGTTTACGATTTCCCTTGTCATTCTCTCTTTAAGCCTCGGTGGATTATTATTTAAGCTCGGTATTATTCCTGTGTTGCTTAATAAAGTTTCAACGATCCTTCAATCAGGAAGAAGAACGATTCTTTCAACGGCTCTATCGGCCATTGGTATAAACCTGGTTGTAGGGGAGCAGTATCTGTCCATCCTATTAACTGGAGAAGCCTTTCAATCTCAATATAAGAAGCTTGGGTTACATCCCAAGAACTTATCACGGACTTTGGAAGATGCTGGAACGGTCATTAACCCGTTAGTACCCTGGAGTGTATGTGGTATATTCTTAACTGATGTGTTAGGTGTCGCAACGCTAGAGTATTTACCGTTTGCTATCTTTTGTCTCATTTCTCCCATCATAACCATTCTTTATGGATTTACCGGCTGGACCATTGAAAAAGAACAAACTGATACGAATCCAATTGCATCAAACTAA